The following is a genomic window from Prevotella sp. E13-17.
TCAATAAATCATTTGTGCACGCACACAAAACTTTTCTTCTTCAATTGTTTTTCAGAAGAATCTTCATAACTTTGCACCGCGATTCAGGATAACAAGCGTTCCCCGCGACGGGCATGCGCACTGTAAGCAAAGAAACGAGGGCCTTGGCAAAGCCCCTTAAAATAGAGTATATGAAAAGATTTGTGAAGCTATTAAGTCTGAGCTTATCGATTCTAACCCTGATGCCCCTTAGTGTTGGGGCAGCCACAAGAAACGAGAGCTCAGCCCCGTTTGATTGGAGACCAGTGATGGAAGCCATCATTCAGGTAGAGAGCGGAGGAAACCCACGCGCCGTGAGTGGGAACTCGGTAGGCGCCATGCAGATCACTCCTATTTGCGTGAAGGAATGCAACAAGATTCTGAAGAAACTTGGCCGTGATTTGCGATACACGATGAATGACCGCTATGATGTCAAGAAGTCGAAAGAGATGTTCCTCCTGATTCAGTCGTATCACAACAAGTCGAACAACGTCGAAAAGGCTATACGTTCGTGGAATGGCGGTCCCCGCTACAGCAAAAAAGCGACAAACCGCTACTATCAGAAAGTGATGCGTTGCATAAAGTAGGCATTGTCGGTTTCGGTGGTTACAGCCCATCAACAGGAAACCTAAAAAATGCCCGCAAACGTTCAAAAGAGAACAATTTGCAAGAAGATGCTATAGACAAGTCCGATTGACAGGAACAAAACTGTCAATCGGACTTATTTTTTAGTTAAAAATTTGTTAAGAAGAAAAAAATGTGTATCTTTGCAGATGAATGCTACCTAAAACAAATGAAATAACGTTATATTTGACATGACCACCGAAGAAAGAATTATTACGAGCGCGCCCAACAATGATACGGAGCACCGCAAAACAATCATCAATTTTCATCTCAACACAACCTCTGTCCGCAGTGCTAATGCCATTGCCGGCGATGTTTCTGAATCAGGAAGACCCATGCGCGAAGGTAATCAACCCACTGGTGCCATCATCTACGACGACCAAGGGCGACCCTTGATGAAGCCCGGTACGCTGAAATGCACCGAGGCAACAGGCAGCTATGTCGATGAACATGGCATTGCCGAACTAACAATGACTATCACCGATCTGGATGTCACGCCGCTCCACATCGCCTTCGACGAGGTTTGCCGCTGTGCTCAAAGCCGTGGCATCCGCGTCACTGGGACAGACATTGTAGGTGTTGTCTCAAAGAAAACGTTGATTGATGCGGGAAAATACTTCCTTGAAAAGCAGCACCGCTCTATTGGTGTCCCGGAAGATGACATTATCAAAATTGCCATCAAGTCGATGGGACTCGACGAACTGAAGCCTTTCAACACGCGCAAGCAGGTGATTGAATACCTCATGGAGGACGAAAAGAACGGCAACGACCATGCAACTTGCAGACTTGTCAACATGCCCGTGAAAGCATTCACCGAAGAAATCACTCGCGAGAAGCCCACTCCTGGCGGCGGAACCATTGCCGCCTACATGGGCACGCTGGCTGCAGCCTTAGGAACCATGGTTGCCAACCTATCCTCTGCCAAGATTGGGTGGGACGAACGGTGGCAAGAATTCTCAGATTGGGCAGCCATGGGACAAGAACTGACGAGAAAACTGCTCCAACTGACAGACGAGGATGCCACCGCCTATGACAGACTAAGGACTGCCATTGGCTTGCCCCATTTTAGCGAACAAGAGAAAGCCATACGGGCAGAAGCCATTCAGGAGGCCACCCTATATGCCACCCAAGTGCCACTACGCATCATGAAAGCCGCCATGCAAGCATTTATCATCTGCAAGGCAATGGCCAAAGAAGGCAATCCTGCCAATGCCAGCGATGCAGGTATTGGAGCACTGGCAGCCCGTGCTGCAGTCATTGGTGCTGGACTGAAGGTGAAAATAAATGCTGCTCAACTGAAAGATCGCACAACAGCCAAGGCACTCATCGCCGAAGCTCAGGATCTCATCAGCCGTTCCGACCTTCATGAGACAGAAATAATGGATATCGTCAACGACAAGCTCTCATTTTAAAACTTCTTCCAAAGGGGATCTGACGGCAGTGGTGCCTCTACACTGATGAGCTGTTTCGACACAGGATGCACAAACTCCACCCTGTGCGACTGCAACGAGATACTGCCATCCGCATTGCTACGTTTGGCACCGTATTTCAAGTCTCCCTTGATAGGACAGCCTATGGCCGACAGCTGACAGCGTATCTGATGGTGCCGTCCCGTCATCAGTTGCACCTCCACCAGCGAGTAGTTGTCGCCACGACTCAGCACCCGATACTCCAGCTGTGCCTTCTTCGAGCGAGGCACCTCGCGCTGGTATGCATAGCTTTTGTTCTGCTGCTCGTTGCGCGTCAGCCAATGCGTCAGCATGTCTTCTTCTTTTTCAGGACAGCCCTGCACCAGTGCCCAATAGGTCTTGTGCACCTGTCCCTCGGCAAACATCTTGTTCAGACGTGTCAGCGCCTTCGACGTTCGGGCAAAGACCACGAGTCCGCTCACCGGTCGGTCCAACCTGTGAACCACTCCGAGAAACACCTCGCCAGGCTTCTGGTATTTCTCTTTGATATAGTCTTTCACTATATCCGAAAGCGGACGGTCGCCAGTCTTATCGCCCTGCACGATCTCCCCACTCTGCTTGTTTACTATGATAACATGGTTGTCCTCGTAAACTACTTCCATAGTTCTTTTAATCAAAAAGCCCCTCCTTGGTGGAGGGGTTGGCGTAGGATTCTTTCTGACTTACATATTCATACCGCCATCAACCTGGATGACCTGTCCGCTGATATAGCTTGACATGTCTGAAGCCAGGAAGGTAGCACAGTTAGCGATATCCTCAACAGTACCGCCACGACGCAAAGGAATCTTGTTGCACCACTCCTTGCGCACCTCTTCGGGCAGAGCCTGAGTCATTGCGGTGTCGATGAAACCAGGAGCAATGGCATTAGCACGGATACCCTTGGGACCCATCTCCTGACCGATAGACTTGGCCAGTGCAATCAGTCCAGCCTTTGAGGCGGCATAGTTGGCCTGACCAGCATTGCCATGAACACCGACAACCGATGCCATGTTGATGATCGAACCACCACGCTGACGCATCATCACGGGCACACAAGCATGGATGAAGTTGAATGCCGACTTCAGGTTGACGGCAATCACAGCATCCCACTGCTGCTCTGTCATGCGCAGCATCAGT
Proteins encoded in this region:
- a CDS encoding transglycosylase SLT domain-containing protein, with amino-acid sequence MKRFVKLLSLSLSILTLMPLSVGAATRNESSAPFDWRPVMEAIIQVESGGNPRAVSGNSVGAMQITPICVKECNKILKKLGRDLRYTMNDRYDVKKSKEMFLLIQSYHNKSNNVEKAIRSWNGGPRYSKKATNRYYQKVMRCIK
- a CDS encoding RluA family pseudouridine synthase — translated: MEVVYEDNHVIIVNKQSGEIVQGDKTGDRPLSDIVKDYIKEKYQKPGEVFLGVVHRLDRPVSGLVVFARTSKALTRLNKMFAEGQVHKTYWALVQGCPEKEEDMLTHWLTRNEQQNKSYAYQREVPRSKKAQLEYRVLSRGDNYSLVEVQLMTGRHHQIRCQLSAIGCPIKGDLKYGAKRSNADGSISLQSHRVEFVHPVSKQLISVEAPLPSDPLWKKF
- the fabG gene encoding 3-oxoacyl-[acyl-carrier-protein] reductase, encoding MGLLEGKTALITGAARGIGKAIALKFAAEGANIAFTDLQVNEETEQEIAALGVKAKSYASNAADFAQTEEVVKAVKEEFGSIDILVNNAGITKDGLMLRMTEQQWDAVIAVNLKSAFNFIHACVPVMMRQRGGSIINMASVVGVHGNAGQANYAASKAGLIALAKSIGQEMGPKGIRANAIAPGFIDTAMTQALPEEVRKEWCNKIPLRRGGTVEDIANCATFLASDMSSYISGQVIQVDGGMNM